A single window of Granulicella mallensis MP5ACTX8 DNA harbors:
- a CDS encoding SDR family oxidoreductase: MRKTVLITGTSSGIGLATVKLFAENDWNVVATMRNPAAGGEFAGHNNVLVVHLDVKDLASIERAVVAGIECFGRIDVLINNAGYGQYGLFEALSREDIQEQFDVNVFGVMDVTRALLPHFRRNKGGLVLNVGSGAGLFALPMISLYCASKFALEGFSEALAYELASQNIVVKLVEPHGGVNNTNFSERSAESSAKDDSLTAYDGFVERTQAAFGSMTASRTICSGDVAKVIFEAVTDGTDRLRYLVGDDARGFIRAWDEMSNADYVQFMRSKFSAEG; this comes from the coding sequence ATGAGGAAGACGGTGCTGATTACTGGAACGTCGTCAGGTATTGGACTGGCGACGGTGAAGCTGTTTGCCGAGAACGACTGGAACGTCGTCGCAACTATGCGCAACCCGGCGGCGGGCGGCGAATTTGCAGGGCACAACAATGTCCTGGTGGTGCATCTCGACGTGAAAGACCTCGCGAGTATCGAGCGGGCTGTCGTTGCTGGCATCGAGTGCTTTGGCAGGATCGATGTCCTGATCAACAATGCGGGGTACGGCCAGTACGGACTGTTTGAAGCGCTCTCACGAGAGGATATCCAGGAGCAGTTCGACGTCAACGTCTTCGGCGTGATGGATGTTACGCGGGCCTTGCTGCCGCACTTCAGAAGAAACAAGGGTGGCCTGGTCCTGAATGTCGGTTCGGGTGCAGGATTGTTTGCACTGCCGATGATCTCGCTCTACTGCGCGAGCAAGTTTGCGCTGGAGGGATTCTCCGAAGCGCTGGCGTATGAACTGGCGTCGCAGAACATCGTCGTCAAGCTGGTTGAGCCTCATGGCGGCGTGAACAATACGAACTTCTCCGAGCGGTCGGCGGAGAGCAGCGCGAAGGACGATTCGCTAACCGCCTACGATGGCTTTGTCGAGCGCACGCAGGCGGCGTTTGGCAGCATGACGGCATCGCGGACGATCTGTTCGGGAGATGTGGCGAAGGTCATCTTTGAGGCCGTAACTGATGGCACGGACAGGCTTCGGTATCTGGTAGGCGATGACGCGAGAGGCTTCATTCGCGCGTGGGATGAGATGTCGAACGCGGACTATGTGCAGTTCATGCGGTCGAAGTTTTCGGCGGAAGGCTAG
- a CDS encoding SIMPL domain-containing protein has protein sequence MQTLRFATLVLLAATLPFATRAQTADNPSVQINKDNRTIAISATDHAEADPDVADLHVGFTVYGATLKDAYKAASDSSNGITKAMLDAGATRSEIQSQSQRVSRLTDYEIKTQKGMKFSVQQSWTVSVDPKDAALILDAAVQAGANQSGDINWRMKNNIALDSEAIRLATEHARALAAELAKGMGVTLGKPLYATNSISNGFIAPRVRSFAMMSDNVEAKTAAPLAIEAQRVQSTATVQIIYAIE, from the coding sequence ATGCAGACTCTACGCTTTGCCACACTCGTTCTTCTTGCCGCCACGTTGCCATTCGCCACAAGGGCCCAGACTGCTGACAACCCGTCCGTTCAGATCAACAAGGACAATCGTACAATTGCGATCTCCGCCACGGATCACGCCGAGGCTGATCCGGACGTTGCCGATCTCCACGTCGGCTTTACGGTCTACGGCGCGACGCTGAAAGACGCGTACAAGGCTGCTTCCGATAGCTCCAACGGCATCACCAAGGCCATGCTTGACGCCGGAGCCACACGCTCCGAGATCCAGAGTCAGAGCCAGCGCGTCTCCCGCCTCACCGACTACGAGATCAAGACCCAGAAGGGGATGAAGTTCAGCGTCCAGCAGAGTTGGACCGTCAGTGTCGATCCGAAGGATGCCGCACTTATCCTCGATGCTGCCGTACAGGCTGGTGCCAACCAAAGCGGTGACATCAACTGGCGCATGAAGAACAACATCGCGCTGGACAGCGAAGCCATCCGCCTCGCCACCGAGCATGCCCGTGCGCTCGCAGCGGAGCTGGCTAAGGGCATGGGCGTCACGCTCGGCAAGCCCCTGTACGCAACCAACAGCATCAGCAATGGGTTCATCGCTCCTCGTGTTCGAAGCTTTGCCATGATGAGTGATAATGTCGAAGCCAAAACGGCTGCTCCACTCGCCATCGAAGCACAGCGCGTCCAGAGCACTGCCACCGTGCAGATCATCTATGCCATTGAGTAG
- a CDS encoding sugar phosphate isomerase/epimerase family protein, with product MKLGLFTAVYGSLSTDEMIEKTATLGIEALELGAGGFPGNPHLPVDELLADPSRAQAFVRRLADHGMSISALSCHGNPLHPDRDLAERDDATFRRTVLLAERLGVKTVVTFSGCPGDRAGSKVPNWVVTAWPPEFSELLAWQWEEVAIPYWREAAEFARTHGVRVALEAHPGFLVYNPETLLRLRSAAGDNLGINFDPSHLFWQGVHIPTAIAALGDSIFHVHAKDLAFQQHTLNRNGVLDPKSYRNVAERSWNFRTVGFGHGEQEWREILSALRTVQYDGAISIEHEDPLLSVDEGVRFAVDLLKKILPREPAAEAWWA from the coding sequence ATGAAACTCGGACTTTTCACCGCTGTGTACGGCAGCCTATCCACAGACGAGATGATTGAGAAGACTGCCACGCTCGGCATCGAAGCGCTCGAACTGGGCGCTGGAGGATTTCCAGGAAATCCTCACCTGCCCGTCGACGAGTTGCTGGCCGATCCCTCACGAGCGCAGGCCTTCGTCCGCCGCCTTGCCGATCACGGAATGAGTATCAGCGCTCTCTCCTGCCACGGCAATCCGCTGCACCCGGACCGCGACCTCGCCGAACGTGACGATGCCACCTTTCGCCGGACCGTGCTGCTCGCGGAACGGCTGGGCGTAAAGACAGTCGTCACCTTCTCAGGCTGTCCCGGCGATCGCGCCGGTTCCAAAGTACCCAACTGGGTGGTGACTGCGTGGCCTCCGGAGTTCTCCGAACTGCTCGCCTGGCAATGGGAAGAAGTCGCGATTCCCTACTGGCGCGAGGCAGCAGAGTTTGCTCGCACGCACGGCGTACGCGTCGCACTCGAAGCCCACCCCGGCTTCCTGGTCTACAACCCGGAGACGCTGCTCCGCCTGCGTTCCGCCGCAGGAGACAACCTCGGGATCAACTTCGATCCCAGCCACCTGTTCTGGCAGGGCGTCCACATTCCTACGGCAATCGCCGCACTGGGCGACTCCATCTTCCACGTTCACGCCAAAGACCTCGCCTTCCAGCAGCACACGCTCAACCGCAATGGCGTGCTCGACCCGAAGAGCTACCGCAACGTGGCAGAGCGCTCCTGGAACTTCCGCACCGTAGGCTTCGGCCACGGCGAGCAGGAGTGGCGCGAGATCCTCAGCGCCCTGCGCACCGTCCAGTACGACGGCGCGATCAGCATCGAGCATGAAGATCCTCTGCTGTCGGTCGATGAAGGAGTTCGGTTCGCCGTCGACCTGCTGAAGAAGATTCTTCCCCGCGAACCCGCCGCCGAGGCGTGGTGGGCCTAG
- a CDS encoding site-2 protease family protein, translating to MPLTGALVIFELLVMVLSISLHDCAQAWMANRLGDPTARMMGRMTMNPAKHFDLFGMAIWPLIYIFRSPLILGWGKPVPMTPRNFRNPSRDEMMATLAGPAAQLLAAVVALVVLIVLRHVNADANASLRTADALGFRNLGVSTEGLPAIFPLILFLYFCILMNLLLFVFNLVPLPFLDGGKILMHYLPYNAAQTYQSIGLYLMFAFMFLGFTLIMIVFAPLMGIFQQLLFSL from the coding sequence ATGCCGTTGACTGGTGCACTCGTAATCTTTGAACTTCTTGTGATGGTACTTTCCATCTCACTGCATGACTGCGCGCAGGCGTGGATGGCCAACCGTCTCGGCGATCCGACGGCACGGATGATGGGCCGCATGACCATGAATCCTGCGAAGCACTTCGATCTCTTCGGCATGGCGATCTGGCCGCTGATTTATATCTTCCGCAGCCCGCTGATACTGGGCTGGGGCAAGCCCGTCCCCATGACTCCGCGCAACTTCCGCAACCCCTCACGCGATGAGATGATGGCCACCCTCGCAGGCCCGGCAGCACAACTGCTCGCGGCGGTCGTTGCCCTGGTCGTGCTGATCGTCCTGCGGCATGTCAACGCCGATGCGAACGCTTCGCTGCGAACCGCAGATGCATTGGGATTTCGTAACCTTGGAGTCTCGACGGAAGGCCTGCCGGCGATCTTTCCGCTGATCCTGTTTCTCTACTTCTGCATCCTGATGAACCTGCTGCTCTTCGTCTTCAACCTGGTTCCGCTGCCGTTTCTCGATGGCGGCAAGATCCTGATGCACTACCTGCCTTACAACGCCGCGCAGACGTACCAAAGCATTGGGCTCTACCTGATGTTCGCGTTCATGTTCCTCGGCTTCACGCTCATCATGATCGTCTTCGCACCGCTGATGGGCATCTTCCAGCAGTTGCTCTTCAGCCTGTAG
- a CDS encoding O-methyltransferase, with the protein MSQTQWTAVDRYFTETLVPSDAVLDAALQSNAEVGLPTIDVAPNQGKFLQLLVQLRGARRILEIGTLGGYSSIWMARALPADGRLTTLEFSPKHAEVARANIARAGLAKVVEIRVGPALETLAKMETEGTEPFDLIFMDADKPNNPNYLTWALKFSRPGTLLIGDNIVREGEIADASSTDENVQGQRRFLEMMAAEPRLSATALQTVGSKGYDGFAMALVLG; encoded by the coding sequence ATGTCACAGACCCAATGGACCGCCGTAGACCGCTACTTCACCGAGACGCTCGTGCCCTCGGATGCTGTGCTGGACGCCGCCTTGCAGTCCAACGCCGAGGTCGGGCTCCCAACCATCGACGTCGCACCGAACCAGGGCAAGTTCCTGCAGTTACTGGTGCAACTACGGGGCGCACGCAGAATCCTCGAGATCGGCACCCTCGGCGGCTACAGCAGCATCTGGATGGCCCGTGCGCTGCCTGCGGACGGCCGCCTGACGACGCTGGAGTTCAGCCCGAAACACGCCGAGGTGGCCCGCGCCAACATCGCACGCGCAGGATTGGCGAAGGTTGTCGAAATCCGCGTCGGCCCGGCGCTCGAAACCCTTGCAAAGATGGAGACGGAAGGAACCGAGCCCTTCGACCTGATCTTTATGGACGCCGACAAGCCCAATAATCCCAACTACCTGACCTGGGCCCTCAAGTTTTCACGCCCGGGAACGCTCCTCATCGGAGACAACATCGTGCGCGAGGGCGAGATCGCCGACGCGTCCAGCACCGACGAAAATGTGCAGGGACAGCGCCGTTTCCTCGAAATGATGGCGGCAGAACCCCGTCTTTCGGCGACTGCGTTGCAAACCGTAGGCAGCAAGGGCTATGACGGTTTTGCGATGGCTCTCGTCCTAGGGTAG
- a CDS encoding MFS transporter: MKTEPNILVEKRKSLRALQATNFFLADVQTGLGPFLAAYLAGAGWAPGRVGVALTLGGIITVALQTPAGALVDKLRSKRMILICGCGVLALGAILLSLTAEPWAVYTSQVLIGGAGPFLAPTLAAITMGLVGVSLFDRQFGKNQSFNSAGNVFCALLIAVVSHFLGNRTIFISAAVLTIPTVLSVTSIRRDDIDYELARGGCERLEGGEPGTTASVMQTLLGDRVLLLFMVCAFLFHFANAAMLPQLGEMLSGGARASAAPFMSACIVVTQVVIMLSASSIGRFANRIGRKPLLLLGFGVLPFRALLYTLTHNKGGLIAIQLLDGVANAIFGVVSVLVVADRTRGTGRFNLAQGGLATAVGLGAALSTSFGGKIIQHFSYSVSFLSLGAVAIFAVLVLLFGIPETLRQDDPAGSKPASTKTPSGVAA, encoded by the coding sequence ATGAAGACAGAGCCCAACATTCTGGTTGAGAAAAGGAAGAGCCTTCGTGCGCTGCAAGCCACGAACTTCTTTCTTGCCGATGTGCAGACCGGGCTCGGTCCCTTTCTGGCCGCCTATCTCGCCGGTGCAGGGTGGGCGCCGGGACGGGTTGGTGTTGCCCTTACGCTGGGTGGCATCATCACCGTTGCCCTGCAGACCCCTGCAGGTGCCCTGGTCGATAAGCTGCGCTCCAAGCGGATGATTCTCATCTGTGGCTGCGGTGTGCTCGCCCTGGGCGCAATTCTGCTGAGCCTGACTGCCGAGCCCTGGGCGGTCTATACGTCGCAGGTTCTCATCGGCGGCGCTGGGCCATTCCTCGCGCCCACACTCGCGGCGATCACGATGGGGCTGGTCGGCGTGTCTCTCTTCGACCGGCAGTTTGGAAAGAATCAATCCTTCAACTCGGCGGGAAATGTCTTCTGTGCTCTTCTCATCGCCGTGGTCAGTCACTTTCTGGGGAACCGCACTATCTTTATCTCCGCGGCTGTCCTGACGATTCCTACGGTTCTTTCGGTGACGTCCATTCGGCGTGATGACATTGACTATGAACTGGCACGCGGAGGATGCGAGAGGCTTGAAGGGGGAGAGCCTGGAACTACTGCATCTGTTATGCAGACGCTTCTTGGCGACAGGGTTCTCCTGCTTTTTATGGTCTGCGCTTTTCTCTTTCATTTCGCAAACGCTGCCATGCTTCCGCAGCTTGGTGAGATGCTCTCCGGAGGGGCGCGTGCGTCGGCTGCTCCGTTCATGTCCGCCTGCATTGTGGTCACGCAGGTTGTGATTATGCTCTCTGCCTCTTCGATCGGCCGGTTCGCGAATCGTATCGGGAGAAAGCCTCTTCTGCTGCTGGGCTTCGGTGTGCTTCCGTTTCGCGCGCTGCTCTATACGCTGACGCATAACAAGGGTGGTCTTATCGCAATCCAGCTACTCGATGGTGTCGCGAACGCCATCTTCGGTGTGGTCTCGGTGCTTGTCGTCGCGGATCGCACGCGCGGCACCGGCCGCTTCAATCTCGCACAGGGAGGATTGGCTACTGCCGTTGGGTTGGGCGCGGCGCTCAGCACTTCCTTTGGAGGGAAGATCATTCAACACTTTAGTTACAGCGTCTCTTTCCTTTCCCTCGGTGCGGTAGCGATATTCGCTGTGCTGGTGCTGCTTTTCGGTATCCCGGAGACCTTGAGACAGGATGACCCTGCTGGCAGCAAGCCAGCCTCAACCAAGACACCTTCCGGAGTGGCCGCATGA
- a CDS encoding sugar phosphate isomerase/epimerase family protein, with protein sequence MSFLPSCNRRVFLQSLSATALLATVRPVWGKTIPPIGAQLYTLRKEVVKDLPGTLAAVRKIGITQVEAFPTVYNHPAPELKRIIEDAGLTCPSAHFDYDKLEESVDYAKALGLSYMVCPMLPKAMWSADGFVQAAARYNMIGAKAKSLGMKFAFHNHNYEFLPIKRSGLPDTTGLQLLLEHTDPKLVFWEEDCYWVAQSGNDPLALLKQNERRVRLLHLKDRRANVPTNFAMSKESAFYTEVGTGTIAWPPILKIARETGALLFIEQDETAGPPLESLAISYQNLRKYLA encoded by the coding sequence ATGTCCTTCCTCCCTTCCTGTAATCGACGTGTATTTCTCCAGTCACTCTCCGCGACCGCGTTGCTGGCAACGGTTCGCCCCGTATGGGGAAAGACGATTCCACCCATCGGTGCTCAGCTCTATACGCTTCGCAAGGAAGTGGTGAAAGACCTGCCGGGAACCCTGGCTGCGGTGCGCAAGATCGGCATTACGCAGGTCGAAGCGTTCCCCACGGTGTATAACCATCCCGCCCCTGAGCTGAAGAGAATCATCGAAGACGCGGGGCTTACCTGCCCCAGCGCTCACTTCGACTACGACAAGCTCGAAGAGAGTGTCGACTACGCGAAGGCGCTTGGGCTGTCGTATATGGTCTGCCCGATGCTGCCGAAGGCGATGTGGAGTGCCGATGGCTTTGTACAGGCTGCGGCGCGGTACAACATGATTGGTGCTAAGGCGAAGAGCCTGGGGATGAAGTTCGCGTTTCACAACCACAACTACGAGTTTCTGCCGATAAAACGCTCCGGCCTGCCGGACACTACCGGCTTGCAGTTGTTGCTGGAGCACACAGATCCAAAGCTCGTCTTCTGGGAAGAGGACTGCTACTGGGTTGCGCAGTCCGGCAACGATCCGCTCGCGTTGTTGAAGCAGAACGAACGCCGCGTGCGTCTGCTGCACCTCAAGGATCGCCGGGCCAACGTACCTACAAACTTTGCGATGAGCAAGGAATCGGCGTTCTATACCGAGGTGGGAACGGGCACCATTGCCTGGCCTCCGATCCTGAAGATCGCTCGTGAAACCGGCGCACTGCTATTTATCGAGCAGGATGAGACGGCGGGGCCGCCGCTCGAAAGCCTTGCAATCAGTTATCAAAATTTGCGGAAGTATCTCGCCTAG
- a CDS encoding VOC family protein, with the protein MNLRRIFNPSRYAVLLGVLSLTLCANAQSTAPQRPRITGISHVGYFVSNLQASIAFWHDFLGFDEAYDLKKPGSDETRIAFIKINDHQHIELFNEVPSDTRNMMSHICFTVDDVEQMRTYLKSQGLNVKPGNGSKTRTGDYAFEIKDPDGTLVEFVQSLPDGLEKKAAGKFLPDTRISTKIYHAGFLVGNSQRSLDFYGKVLGFKETWRGGGNPAELSWINMRVPDGDDYVEFMLYRKLPTDSWGGKNHLSLEVPDVTKAVETLEARPAFKTYGKPLTVATGINHKHQVNIFDPDGTRVELMESHTIDGKPVSSSTAPPPPPSHD; encoded by the coding sequence ATGAATCTTCGCCGGATTTTCAATCCGTCTCGCTATGCCGTTCTTCTTGGTGTGCTGAGTCTTACACTCTGCGCGAACGCACAGAGCACGGCTCCGCAACGGCCCCGGATTACGGGCATCTCGCATGTCGGCTACTTCGTCTCCAACCTGCAGGCGAGTATCGCCTTCTGGCATGACTTTCTCGGCTTCGATGAGGCATACGACCTGAAGAAGCCAGGCAGCGATGAGACCCGTATCGCGTTCATCAAGATCAACGACCATCAGCACATCGAGCTCTTTAACGAGGTTCCCTCCGATACGCGCAACATGATGAGTCACATCTGCTTCACCGTGGATGACGTGGAGCAGATGCGAACCTATCTGAAGTCGCAGGGGCTTAATGTGAAGCCGGGCAACGGCAGCAAGACTCGTACGGGCGACTATGCGTTCGAGATCAAAGATCCGGACGGCACCCTGGTGGAGTTTGTGCAGAGCCTTCCCGATGGGCTCGAGAAAAAGGCTGCGGGCAAGTTCCTGCCGGACACCCGCATTTCTACAAAGATCTATCACGCTGGTTTTCTCGTTGGAAACAGCCAGCGTTCTCTGGATTTTTACGGCAAGGTCCTCGGCTTCAAGGAGACGTGGCGCGGAGGCGGTAATCCAGCGGAGTTGAGCTGGATCAATATGCGCGTTCCCGATGGTGACGACTACGTGGAGTTCATGCTCTACCGCAAGCTGCCGACCGACTCATGGGGCGGCAAGAATCATCTGTCGCTCGAAGTGCCGGATGTGACGAAGGCTGTCGAGACTCTCGAGGCGCGGCCTGCTTTTAAGACGTATGGCAAGCCGTTGACTGTGGCTACGGGCATCAACCATAAACATCAGGTCAATATCTTCGATCCCGATGGAACACGCGTCGAGTTGATGGAGTCTCATACTATCGACGGCAAGCCGGTTTCATCGTCTACAGCACCTCCACCACCGCCTTCGCACGACTAA
- a CDS encoding (Fe-S)-binding protein: protein MAAVGFEMRALASIVLAEPLRFSVVEMVLLLLLCAASAAMFLWRLWPIASNIWRSKKDADFSFAPVGRRVWVFVWEVLCQAKVIRQRPLPGIAHAFVFWGFLAFALVSLNHLATGVRLGFLQHAGFVGTFYFGFAGIWAVLVAISIAGLFWRRFISRPRWLGEKVSVESGVIAGLIFVLMVSYLAAFFVADDSVAVQLLWWTHTLALLIFLPLIPHTKHLHLVLSPLTVFLKRGEFSQIPKLEGDEDFGLVAGKDLTQIISLQAYSCVECGRCTEHCPASTTGKVLNPKEIVLGVRSYLNTFGPASETPLLNEMREESANTSPDNPVANYLSMEAAFECTTCGACEYQCPVGVEHLPIMVGLRRGAVNTGAWEDRYGTKLFLALEKQGNALGLSALEREKFIAKQEFPIFDGSQEYCLWLGCMGGYDPKGREIIADFARVMRYLGTSFGVLKKEKCTGDPARRLGNDLVFGSLAEAGLKAFEQAQVKKIVAICPHCVRTIATDWREYGIAPEIEHHSEFMARFADKLPKQKGESIVYHDPCYLGRYQDVYEEPRAVVAAAGSLVEAERNHERSFCCGAGGGLAFLGEETGERVSHVRAKELVATGAQTIGTACPFCNTMFRDALGAVGGEQPPQLLDIAQLTARAL from the coding sequence GTGGCTGCTGTTGGTTTCGAGATGAGAGCTTTGGCGAGTATTGTCCTCGCTGAACCGTTGCGTTTTTCGGTTGTCGAGATGGTTCTGCTGCTACTTTTGTGCGCTGCTTCGGCAGCCATGTTTCTCTGGCGGCTGTGGCCGATTGCCAGCAACATCTGGCGCTCGAAGAAGGACGCGGACTTCTCGTTTGCCCCGGTCGGCAGGCGCGTCTGGGTCTTCGTCTGGGAGGTTCTTTGCCAGGCGAAGGTCATTCGTCAGCGGCCTCTGCCGGGCATCGCGCATGCCTTCGTCTTCTGGGGGTTCCTGGCGTTTGCGCTGGTCAGCCTCAACCATCTCGCGACAGGAGTGCGCCTTGGCTTTCTGCAGCACGCGGGCTTCGTGGGGACGTTCTACTTCGGCTTCGCCGGCATCTGGGCGGTGCTGGTTGCGATATCGATCGCCGGATTGTTCTGGCGGCGTTTCATCTCGCGTCCACGCTGGCTGGGGGAGAAGGTCTCGGTCGAGTCCGGTGTGATCGCCGGGCTGATCTTTGTGTTGATGGTCAGCTATCTCGCCGCCTTCTTCGTGGCGGACGATAGCGTGGCCGTACAGCTCCTCTGGTGGACCCACACGCTGGCGCTGCTGATCTTTCTGCCGCTGATCCCGCACACCAAGCACCTGCATCTCGTGCTGAGTCCGCTGACGGTCTTCCTCAAGCGCGGCGAGTTCTCGCAGATACCGAAGCTGGAGGGCGACGAAGACTTCGGCCTCGTGGCGGGCAAGGACCTCACGCAGATCATCTCGCTGCAGGCGTATAGCTGCGTGGAGTGCGGCCGCTGCACTGAGCACTGTCCTGCTTCGACGACTGGGAAGGTGCTCAACCCGAAAGAGATTGTGCTGGGCGTGCGTAGCTATCTCAATACCTTCGGTCCGGCCAGCGAGACGCCGTTGCTGAACGAGATGAGGGAAGAGTCAGCCAATACCTCACCAGACAATCCCGTCGCCAATTACCTCAGCATGGAGGCCGCCTTTGAATGCACGACCTGTGGTGCGTGCGAGTACCAGTGCCCGGTCGGCGTGGAACATCTGCCGATCATGGTTGGTCTGCGGCGCGGCGCGGTCAATACCGGCGCATGGGAGGACCGCTACGGCACCAAGCTCTTCCTCGCGCTCGAGAAGCAGGGCAATGCCCTGGGCCTGAGCGCGCTGGAGCGGGAGAAGTTCATCGCCAAACAGGAGTTCCCGATCTTCGATGGCTCGCAAGAGTACTGCCTGTGGCTGGGCTGCATGGGCGGCTACGACCCTAAGGGCCGCGAGATCATCGCCGACTTTGCACGCGTGATGCGCTATCTCGGCACGAGCTTTGGAGTGTTGAAGAAAGAAAAATGCACGGGCGATCCCGCACGCCGTCTCGGCAACGATCTTGTCTTCGGCTCGCTCGCTGAGGCGGGACTGAAAGCTTTTGAGCAGGCGCAGGTGAAGAAGATTGTCGCTATCTGCCCGCACTGTGTTCGCACCATCGCTACCGACTGGCGCGAGTACGGCATCGCTCCGGAGATCGAACATCACTCCGAGTTCATGGCGCGCTTTGCGGACAAGCTGCCAAAACAGAAGGGCGAGAGCATCGTCTACCACGACCCCTGCTATCTGGGCCGCTACCAGGACGTCTACGAAGAGCCTCGTGCGGTTGTTGCGGCTGCGGGTTCGCTGGTTGAAGCCGAGCGCAACCATGAGCGATCGTTCTGCTGCGGGGCGGGCGGAGGGCTGGCGTTTCTTGGTGAAGAGACTGGGGAGCGCGTAAGCCACGTGCGCGCGAAGGAACTTGTCGCCACCGGAGCGCAGACCATCGGTACGGCATGTCCGTTCTGCAATACGATGTTCCGCGATGCCCTGGGTGCGGTCGGCGGAGAACAGCCGCCGCAGTTGCTGGATATTGCCCAGTTGACGGCGCGTGCGCTGTAG
- a CDS encoding arsenic transporter: protein MPTPALAHILLPLIVVLSILLMLVRPRGIAEVYWISGGALLLVALRLVPLPLAGHAVAEGSDVYLFLIGMMLLSELAREQGVFDWVSSVAVRSAKGSCTRLFTMVYAVGTLVTIFMSNDATAVVLTPAILTAIRKAKIQPLPYLFICALIANAASFVLPISNPANLVVFHTGMPPLGQWLALFGVPSLLSIGATYLVMRFLFRKELCETIDSEAEDAPLSTNGKLVLSGLAVMIAVLLTASAMRKDLGLPTCLAALVITAIVSIKAKSNPLKLAAEISWGTLVLVAGLFLLVDAVESQGALKLTQTWLAWAQNLPAVAGTLVVGYAVGIANNLVNNLPLGLIAGATLHAAQAKGLLANAVLIGIDLGPNLSVTGSLATILWLLALRKEKLDVSFWDFLKVGIVAMPIALFVALGGAIAMHLLLHGS, encoded by the coding sequence GTGCCTACTCCTGCTCTAGCTCATATTCTCTTGCCACTCATCGTGGTGCTCAGCATCCTGCTGATGCTGGTGCGCCCGCGTGGCATTGCGGAGGTCTATTGGATCAGCGGTGGGGCTTTGCTGCTGGTTGCTCTTCGTCTCGTTCCGCTGCCACTTGCGGGGCACGCCGTGGCCGAGGGATCGGACGTCTATCTCTTCCTGATCGGCATGATGCTGCTCTCCGAACTGGCACGCGAGCAAGGCGTCTTCGACTGGGTTTCATCGGTCGCGGTGCGAAGTGCGAAGGGCTCCTGTACGCGGCTGTTCACGATGGTGTATGCCGTCGGAACGCTGGTCACGATCTTCATGTCGAACGATGCGACGGCGGTGGTTCTTACACCTGCGATTCTGACCGCCATACGGAAGGCAAAGATTCAACCTCTTCCGTATCTCTTTATCTGCGCCCTGATCGCGAATGCCGCGTCGTTCGTGCTGCCGATCTCCAATCCCGCAAACCTCGTGGTCTTCCATACGGGGATGCCACCGCTCGGACAATGGCTCGCCTTGTTTGGGGTGCCGTCGCTGCTTTCGATTGGCGCAACCTATCTTGTAATGCGCTTCCTGTTTCGCAAAGAACTCTGCGAGACGATCGATAGCGAGGCTGAGGACGCGCCTCTCAGCACGAACGGCAAGCTGGTCCTCTCGGGTCTGGCTGTGATGATCGCCGTTCTTCTGACGGCCTCGGCGATGAGGAAGGATTTGGGACTTCCTACCTGCCTTGCGGCCCTGGTGATTACAGCCATTGTTTCGATCAAGGCGAAGAGCAACCCGCTCAAGCTGGCCGCCGAGATTAGTTGGGGAACCTTGGTTCTCGTCGCAGGATTGTTTCTCCTGGTGGACGCGGTCGAGAGCCAGGGCGCGCTGAAGTTGACGCAGACCTGGCTGGCCTGGGCGCAAAACCTTCCCGCGGTAGCAGGCACCCTGGTCGTCGGGTACGCGGTAGGCATTGCGAACAATCTCGTGAACAATCTTCCGCTCGGTTTGATTGCAGGGGCGACCTTGCATGCTGCACAGGCGAAGGGCTTGCTCGCGAATGCGGTGCTGATCGGAATTGATCTGGGGCCCAACCTTTCCGTCACAGGATCGCTCGCAACCATCCTCTGGCTGCTCGCCCTGCGCAAGGAGAAGCTGGATGTGAGCTTTTGGGATTTCCTGAAGGTCGGCATCGTCGCTATGCCTATTGCTCTATTCGTCGCGCTGGGGGGTGCTATCGCGATGCACCTGCTGCTGCACGGCTCGTAA